A DNA window from Primulina tabacum isolate GXHZ01 chromosome 12, ASM2559414v2, whole genome shotgun sequence contains the following coding sequences:
- the LOC142520155 gene encoding uncharacterized protein LOC142520155 — protein MSSYVGERRDVSWKEQTLDSIAAPPLPLTVFFVLFIMMMYFTNYSDYKETVERSKMGLRLYLFLVPLLVIVAANVLMLRHRWWRDWSSPAHEASAAGVGEDWSLPWGVVVVLVVVLVLIHYQPPFQSGWFRAI, from the coding sequence ATGAGTTCGTATGTCGGAGAAAGAAGGGACGTGAGCTGGAAGGAGCAAACCCTAGACTCCATTGCTGCTCCGCCTTTACCTTTGACGGTGTTCTTCGTGCTCTTCATAATGATGATGTACTTCACGAATTACTCGGATTACAAAGAGACTGTGGAGAGGAGCAAGATGGGGCTGAGACTTTACCTTTTTCTGGTGCCGCTGTTGGTGATTGTGGCGGCGAATGTGCTGATGCTCCGCCACAGGTGGTGGCGGGACTGGTCGAGCCCGGCGCATGAGGCATCGGCGGCGGGGGTGGGGGAGGACTGGAGCCTGCCGTGGGGAGTGGTGGTGGTTCTGGTGGTGGTTCTTGTTTTGATCCATTACCAGCCCCCGTTTCAGTCTGGCTGGTTCAGAGCCATATAG